From the genome of Primulina eburnea isolate SZY01 chromosome 12, ASM2296580v1, whole genome shotgun sequence, one region includes:
- the LOC140807867 gene encoding LOW QUALITY PROTEIN: WRKY transcription factor 55 (The sequence of the model RefSeq protein was modified relative to this genomic sequence to represent the inferred CDS: deleted 1 base in 1 codon) has product MEETLPLLYHGCKLAKDLEKNLPNLVNNPEIILRSSEEIISVFSRIKDKISLEQMRGIVGESQELQQQLGHDIGVGIRQWLKSSGAVLSSVHQATPSVTFHEHVHEHESTSSRMIKGMQLQKEEPDIGFRDIVESSGGRASGEMQLLINASDSNRILPRQRKRKDSGSDKIVKRVAAPIMGNLELPPEDGYTWRKYGQKEIMGSTYPRSYYRCTHQKFYDCPAKKQVQRLNNDPFIFEVTYRGTHTCHMSSTAPSAAASLPEQGPTSFIDTTATGIQLQPPFSTSLPATTHWLSMQVFQDLRGVSVGSAVASSDTAVAGVDSRGGAGPSAVRFHDYQLPVVDMADAMFNSNSSSSNSMDLIFSDHKWDSEEKKD; this is encoded by the exons ATGGAGGAAACCTTGCCGTTATTGTATCATGGGTGCAAGTTGGCGAAAGATCTCGAAAAAAACCTGCCAAATTTAGTGAATAATCCAGAAATCATCCTGAGATCATCTGAAGAAATAATTTCTGTTTTCAGTAGAATCAAAGATAAAATTTCTCTGGAGCAAATGAGAGGTATTGTTGGGGAGTCCCAAGAGCTGCAGCAACAACTTGGACATGACATTGGCGTTGGGATTCGGCAGTGGCTGAAATCCAGCGGAGCTGTCCTCTCCAGTGTCCATCAGGCGACTCCGAGCGTTACGTTCCACGAACACGTACATGAGCACGAGAGTACTAGTAGCAGAATGATCAAAGGGATGCAGCTCCAGAAAGAAGAACCTGATATTGGATTCAGGGATATCGTGGAAAGTTCCGGGGGCCGGGCGAGTGGCGAAATGCAACTATTGATTAATGCTTCGGATTCCAACCGAATTTTGCCTAGACAAAGAAAGAG AAAGGATAGTGGAAGTGACAAAATAGTGAAGAGGGTGGCCGCGCCGATAATGGGAAATCTTGAACTTCCCCCCGAGGATGGCTATACATGGAGAAAATATGGTCAAAAAGAAATCATGGGATCCACTTATCCAAG GAGTTACTATAGATGCACACACCAAAAATTCTACGACTGCCCCGCCAAGAAACAAGTCCAACGATTAAACAAC GATCCCTTCATATTCGAGGTCACATATCGAGGTACCCACACCTGCCACATGTCCTCCACCGCCCCCTCCGCCGCCGCATCACTGCCGGAGCAAGGGCCAACGTCGTTCATCGACACCACCGCCACGGGCATTCAGCTACAGCCGCCCTTTTCTACATCTTTGCCGGCAACGACCCACTGGCTCTCCATGCAAGTCTTTCAAGATCTTCGCGGTGTTTCTGTTGGCTCCGCAGTCGCTAGCAGCGACACCGCCGTTGCAGGTGTGGACAGCCGCGGCGGTGCGGGGCCGTCTGCGGTAAGGTTTCATGACTACCAGCTGCCGGTGGTGGATATGGCGGATGCGATGTTTAATTCTAACAGTAGCAGCAGCAACAGCATGGATCTTatcttctccgatcacaagTGGGATTCAGAAGAAAAGAAAGATTAG
- the LOC140806559 gene encoding LOW QUALITY PROTEIN: uncharacterized protein (The sequence of the model RefSeq protein was modified relative to this genomic sequence to represent the inferred CDS: deleted 2 bases in 2 codons), giving the protein MKILVQVLLFLCLSPFLVKSLSPSLNDDVLGLIVFKADVIDPNGRLNSWNEDDEYPCKWDGVTCSPRSNRVTELLLDGFGLSGRLGRGLLQLQSLQKLSLAKNNLTGSLSLSLAQLSDLRILDLSENALSGSVSSDFFGQCGSLRSISLANNQFSDQIPDSLGPCATLVSVNFSGNRFSGLPPQGLWSLPALTTLDLSDNMLEGEIPKGVESLSNLSVISLRKNNFSGGVPDGIGNCLLLRTIYLSENLLSGALPSTMQKLTLCTELVLGNNGFTEEVPEWIGEMSSLEVLDISGNDFTGRIPDSIGKLKSLKILNISKNALSGSLPEAISSCVNLLAFDVSSNSLTGNLPYWVFNIGLEQLLISNNRLSGDFGSVFSSSTENSRKNLVILDVSQNDLSGEIPYAIGDLASLQFLNMARNSFSRSIPENIGGLKMLRFLDLSENQLNGSIPITIGKCSSLMFLSLAHNEITGAVPASLSDLIYLQIVDLSYNELTGNLPKQLVDLVHLQSFNIAHNQLQGELPSGGFFNTISPSSVSGNPGLCGAAVGRSCHSVMPKPIVLNPNSTDDTSDIIPQSFTRRKKILSISALIAIGAAAAIVIGVIAITVLNLRVRASASRSAVALAFSGGDDFSQSSSTDGDSGKLVMFSGDPDFSIGTHSLLNKDCELGRGGFGAVYQTTLKNGRSVAIKKLTVSSLVKSQDDFEKEVRKLGKIRHGNLVALDGYYWTPSLQLLIYEFVSGGNLYKHLHESSAGKYPNWNERFNILLGVAKGLSHLHERNVIHYNLKSANILIDSSGEPKVADYGLARLLPLLDRYVLSSKIQSALGYMAPEFSCKNVKITEKCDLYAFGVLVLEIVTGKRPVEYMEDDVVVLCDMVRGALEGGSIEECVDGRLEGKFPSDEAIPVVKLGLICTSQVPSNRPDMAEVVNILELIRHPSEIHGESADLC; this is encoded by the exons ATGAAGATCCTAGTCCAAGTTTTACTTTTCCTTTGTTTATCACCGTTTTTGGTGAAATCTTTGAGCCCATCTTTAAATGATGATGTTCTGGGCTTGATTGTGTTCAAGGCTGATGTTATAGATCCAAATGGAAGGTTGAATTCTTGGAATGAAGATGACGAATACCCTTGTAAATGGGATGGAGTTACGTGTAGTCCCAGATCCAATAGAGTGACTGAGCTTCTTCTTGATGGCTTTGGGCTTTCAGGAAGATTAGGCAGAGGTCTCCTTCAATTGCAGTCTCTGCAAAAGCTATCTCTAGCAAAAAACAATCTTACAGGAAGCTTAAGCCTCAGTTTAGCGCAGCTTTCTGATCTGAGAATCTTGGACTTGAGTGAGAATGCCTTATCCGGTTCAGTTTCTAGTGATTTCTTCGGCCAATGTGGTTCTTTGAGATCGATATCACTGGCTAACAATCAGTTTTCAGACCAAATTCCCGACAGTTTAGGGCCGTGCGCAACACTTGTTTCGGTAAACTTTTCGGGTAATAGGTTTTCGGGCTTGCCACCTCAGGGGCTTTGGTCGTTGCCTGCTCTTACGACACTTGATTTGTCCGATAATATGTTGGAGGGTGAAATTCCAAAAGGCGTTGAAAGTTTGAGCAATTTGAGTGTTATTAGTTTGAGgaagaataatttttctggtggaGTTCCTGACGGAATTGGGAACTGTTTATTGTTGAGGACTATATATTTAAGCGAAAATTTACTATCCGGGGCGCTTCCTAGCACAATGCAGAAGCTTACACTATGTACTGAACTAGTTTTAGGCAACAATGGATTTACAGAAGAGGTGCCTGAATGGATTGGAGAAATGAGTAGCCTTGAGGTGCTCGATATCTCCGGAAATGACTTTACTGGCCGAATACCGGATTCTATTGGGAAGCTTAAGTCTTTGAAGATTCTAAATATTTCCAAGAATGCTCTATCTGGGAGCTTGCCTGAAGCTATAAGCAGCTGTGTAAACCTTCTAGCTTTCGATGTTAGTAGTAATTCATTAACGGGGAATCTTCCTTATTGGGTATTCAATATTGGTTTAGAGCAACTTCTAATTTCTAATAACAGATTGAGTGGAGACTTTGGTAGTGTTTTTTCTTCGTCAACCGAAAATTCTCGAAAGAATCTGGTGATTTTGGATGTTTCCCAAAATGATCTATCCGGTGAAATTCCATATGCTATTGGGGATTTAGCCAGCTTACAATTCTTGAATATGGCACGGAACTCATTCAGCCGCAGCATTCCTGAAAATATTGGAGGATTGAAGATGTTACGCTTTTTGGATTTGAGCGAAAATCAGTTGAATGGTAGCATTCCTATCACAATCGGAAAGTGCTCTTCCCTAATGTTTTT GTCTCTTGCTCATAATGAAATAACCGGCGCGGTTCCTGCATCCCTTTCTGATCTTATTTACCTACAAATTGTCGATCTATCCTACAATGAGTTAACAGGCAACCTGCCGAAGCAGCTGGTAGATCTAGTACATCTTCAGTCATTTAACATTGCACACAACCAGCTACAAGGCGAACTTCCTTCTGGTGGGTTTTTCAACACTATTTCACCTTCTTCTGTGTCTGGAAATCCAGGACTTTGTGGGGCTGCAGTTGGTAGAAGCTGCCATTCGGTCATGCCTAAACCAATTGTACTCAATCCCAACTCTACCgatgacacatctgacatcatcCCTCAAAGTTTTACTCGTAGGAAGAAAATCCTAAGCATATCTGCTCTAATAGCTATTGGTGCTGCTGCC GCAATTGTGATAGGTGTAATTGCTATCACTGTACTTAATCTTCGTGTACGCGCATCTGCATCTCGCTCTGCCGTAGCTCTTGCTTTTTCAGGTGGCGATGACTTTAGCCAATCTTCTTCTACAGATGGCGATTCTGGGAAGCTCGTTATGTTTTCTGGTGATCCAGATTTTAGTATTGGGACACATTCTTTGCTCAataaagattgcgaacttggTAGAGGCGGATTCGGAGCTGTCTACCAGACCACACTTAAAAATGGGCGCTCAGTCGCCATCAAGAAACTCACTGTATCGAGTCTGGTCAAGTCCCAAGACGATTTCGAAAAGGAAGTTAGAAAACTTGGGAAGATTCGCCATGGCAATCTTGTGGCACTCGATGGCTACTACTGGACACCATCACTACAACTTCTTATATATGAATTTGTCTCTGGTGGGAATCTGTACAAGCATCTGCATGAATCATCTGCTGGAAAGTACCCCAACTGGAACGAAAGATTCAACATTCTTCTCGGTGTGGCTAAAGGGTTGTCACATTTGCATGAAAGAAATGTCATCCACTACAACTTAAAATCGGCCAATATACTAATAGACAGCTCCGGAGAGCCAAAGGTTGCAGACTATGGTTTAGCAAGGCTTCTGCCGTTGCTAGATCGGTACGTTTTGAGCAGTAAGATTCAAAGTGCCCTTGGTTACATGGCACCCGAATTTTCATGCAAAAATGTGAAGATAACCGAAAAATGTGACCTGTATGCGTTTGGTGTGCTGGTTCTTGAGATAGTCACAGGAAAAAGACCAGTTGAGTACATGGAGGATGATGTTGTAGTGCTATGTGATATGGTTCGAGGGGC
- the LOC140807279 gene encoding uncharacterized protein: MFFSRVIPCRKMGIFVGVLLLFCTLSKNGVRGSIHEYKNEKFIPRFDSFFFHGGSEGLYASKILDPSKTAPADDKNKPLNGKSFIRFESITFRRPKDVASKQNNMHSSTGVVEAIIVEVRDRDKIGGSHIGSNAICCNPTLAKDGFCKVGEVIIRQDPNNPDWPKRLRTSFGGIDVVANMDLQTVEINKTGMYYLYFMFCDPELKGTIINGRTVWRNPEGYLPGKMAPLMTFYGFMSLAYLALGLIWFVRFVQHWKDIILLHYQITAVIGLGMCEMAFWYFEYANFNATGSRPMGITLWAVTFSAVKKTVSRLLLLVVSMGYGVMRPTLGGITSKIILLGVVYFVASEALELFEHLGNINDFAGKARLFLVLPVALLDACFILWIFSSLSKTLEKLQIRRSMAKLELYRKFTNSLAISVLLSVAWIGYELYFNASDPLSELWRRSWIIPAFWTILAFLLLVVLCILLAPSNNPTRYAYETGDDEEEGIALTSTAVLMAGDMASKVERKDRKTSVAADSVFGLVEDLEEDKRE, translated from the exons ATGTTCTTTAGCAGAGTGATTCCATGTCGAAAAATGGGCATTTTTGTTGGGGTTTTGCTGTTGTTTTGTACGTTGAGCAAAAATGGGGTGAGGGGTTCGATCCATGAGTATAAGAATGAGAAATTCATTCCTCGCTTTGATTCCTTCTTTTTCCATGGTGGGAGTGAAGGGCTCTACGCTTCCAAGATTCTGGACCCTTCTAAAACCGCTCCCGCTGATGATAAAAATAAGCCCCTTAATGGCAAATCCTTCATCAG GTTTGAGTCGATCACATTTAGGAGACCAAAGGACGTCGCCAGCAAGCAAAATAACATGCATTCAAGTACGGGAGTGGTGGAGGCCATAATAGTGGAGGTCAGAGATAGAGATAAGATTGGTGGTAGTCATATAGGTTCCAATGCAATTTGTTGCAACCCTACTCTTGCCAAGGATGGGTTTTGCAAGGTGGGAGAGGTTATCATCCGCCAAGACCCTAATAACCCAGATTGGCCGAAAAGGCTACGAACTTCGTTTGGGGGAATAGATGTTGTGGCTAATATGGATCTTCAAACTGTTGAGATAAATAAAACTGGGATGTATTATCTTTACTTTATGTTTTGTGATCCAGAATTGAAAGGAACAATAATAAATGGAAGGACCGTCTGGAGAAACCCCGAAGGCTATTTGCCTGGGAAAATGGCACCACTAATGACATTCTATGGCTTCATGTCTCTAGCATATCTCGCTCTTGGTCTCATATGGTTTGTGCGATTTGTACAACACTGGAAAGACATTATACTGTTGCATTACCAAATCACTGCTGTAATTGGTTTGGGAATGTGTGAAATGGCATTTTGGTACTTTGAGTATGCAAATTTCAATGCTACTGGAAGTAGGCCCATGGGGATTACGCTTTGGGCAGTTACCTTCAGTGCTGTTAAGAAAACCGTCTCTCGGCTTCTTCTCTTAGTGGTCTCGATGGGTTATGGTGTTATGCGACCAACTCTTGGAGGCATAACCTCGAAAATTATTCTTCTTGGTGTTGTGTATTTTGTGGCATCAGAAGCCCTAGAGCTTTTTGAGCATTTGGGAAATATCAACGACTTTGCAGGAAAAGCCAGGCTTTTTTTAGTGCTACCGGTGGCACTTTTGGATGCTTGCTTTATTCTTTGGATCTTCTCATCATTATCTAAAACTTTGGAGAAACTTCAG ATTCGAAGAAGCATGGCCAAACTTGAGCTTTATCGAAAATTTACCAATTCTCTAGCAATATCAGTTTTGCTTTCCGTCGCTTGGATCGGCTATGAG TTGTATTTCAATGCTAGTGACCCTCTAAGCGAACTGTGGCGAAGATCCTGGATCATCCCTGCATTCTGGACCATACTCGCCTTTTTATTATTGGTGGTTCTATGCATACTCTTGGCTCCTTCTAATAACCCAACTAG GTATGCCTATGAGACTGGTGATGATGAGGAGGAAGGCATAGCTCTAACAAGCACAGCAGTACTAATGGCCGGAGACATGGCGTCCAAAGTGGAAAGAAAAGATAGGAAGACATCAGTTGCAGCAGATAGTGTCTTTGGACTTGTCGAAGATCTCGAGGAGGACAAACGAGAGTGA
- the LOC140808165 gene encoding glycerol-3-phosphate dehydrogenase [NAD(+)] 2, chloroplastic, translating into MASLLEPPQFSPSTTLPAAHNNSYKPHNSKPIHYFLPILRTPTNATPLHLCAAGDEIVDSVPEPSPLLPLTADTSGHDYNLALERSKDRRKVVGLAWEKLVRWSRSWRSKAKSDVLERTNKVVVLGGGSFGTAMAAHVADKKAQLEVNILVRDREICESINNNHRNCKYFPEHKLPENIIATTDVKDALRGADFCFHAVPVQFSALFLESIADYVDPGLPFISLSKGLELNTYRMMSQIIPRSLRNPRQPYVVLSGPSFALELMNKLPTAMVVASKDKKMANAVQQLLASRTLRINTSSDVIGVEMAGALKNVLAIAAGIVVGLNLGNNSMAALVAQGCSEIRWLATKMGAKSTTLTGLSGTGDIMLTCFVNLSRNRTVGVRLGSGEKLDDILSSMNQVAEGVSTAGAVIALAQKYKVKMPVLTAVARIVDNELTPTKAVFELMNLPQVEEV; encoded by the exons ATGGCTTCTCTGCTCGAGCCGCCGCAATTTTCACCCTCCACGACACTGCCCGCCGCCCACAATAACTCTTACAAGCCCCATAACTCAAAACCCATACATTATTTCCTACCTATTCTCCGCACTCCAACCAATGCCACCCCACTCCACCTCTGCGCCGCTGGCGACGAAATTGTCGACTCAGTACCAGAGCCGTCGCCTTTACTTCCGCTTACGGCTGATACTTCTGGACATGATTATAATCTCGCGCTTGAGAGAAGCAAGGACCGGCGCAAGGTTGTTGGCTTGGCGTGGGAGAAGCTGGTCCGCTGGTCCCGTTCTTGGAGGTCGAAGGCCAAGTCCGACGTTCTTGAACGCACCAATAAG GTGGTGGTGCTTGGCGGGGGATCTTTTGGAACAGCTATGGCTGCCCATGTTGCTGATAAAAAGGCTCAGCTAGAAGTTAATATACTTGTACGAGACCGTGAAATTTGTGAATCAATAAACAACAATCATCGAAATTG TAAGTATTTTCCGGAACACAAGTTGCCAGAAAACATCATTGCAACAACGGATGTCAAAGATGCTCTGCGGGGTGCTGACTTTTGCTTCCATGCTGTGCCTGTCCAG TTCAGTGCCTTATTCCTCGAGAGCATTGCCGATTATGTCGATCCAGGCTTACCTTTCATTTCTCTCAGCAAAGGTCTAGAGCTCAATACATATAGAATGATGTCTCAAATAATCCCTCGATCTCTGAGAAATCCACGCCAGCCCTATGTGGTTCTGTCAGGACCTTCATTTGCGCTGGAGTTGATGAACAAGTTGCCAACAG CAATGGTTGTGGCTTCGAAAGACAAAAAGATGGCAAATGCTGTTCAGCAACTTCTTGCTTCGAGAACCTTGAGAATCAACACATCAAG TGACGTTATAGGTGTGGAAATGGCGGGTGCTCTTAAGAATGTACTCGCAATAGCTGCTGGGATTGTGGTAGGACTAAATCTTGGCAATAATTCTATGGCAGctcttgttgcacaaggttgcTCTGAGATAAGGTGGTTGGCAACAAAG ATGGGTGCCAAGTCAACAACACTGACTGGTTTATCCGGAACTGGAGATATCATGCTCACATGTTTCGTGAATCTTTCAAGAAACAGAACAGTCGGGGTTCGTCTTGGATCCGGGGAAAAGCTTGATGATATACTCAGTTCCATGAATCAG GTGGCTGAGGGTGTCTCCACTGCAGGAGCTGTGATTGCATTAGCACAGAAATACAAAGTCAAAATGCCAGTTTTGACAGCAGTTGCTCGAATTGTTGACAATGAACTGACACCAACAAAAGCCGTTTTCGAACTTATGAATCTCCCACAG GTTGAAGAAGTTTAG